In one window of Halopiger aswanensis DNA:
- a CDS encoding urease subunit gamma — MGMNLSPKEMERLTVFMAAELARRRKDRGVKLNHPETVAYISDWACEAAREGKSVSQIRSEATQLLTREDVMDGVPEMVDMIQIEPVFPDGTKLVTIHDPIRADGPAQLEVVDPDPDADLETTDDVTGGH, encoded by the coding sequence ATGGGAATGAACCTCTCGCCGAAGGAGATGGAACGACTCACGGTCTTCATGGCCGCAGAACTTGCTCGCCGACGAAAGGATCGCGGCGTAAAGCTCAACCACCCCGAGACGGTCGCGTACATCTCCGACTGGGCCTGTGAGGCTGCCCGCGAGGGCAAATCCGTCTCGCAGATCCGCAGCGAGGCGACCCAACTGCTCACCCGCGAGGACGTCATGGACGGCGTCCCCGAGATGGTCGACATGATCCAGATCGAGCCCGTCTTCCCCGACGGCACCAAACTCGTGACGATTCACGACCCGATCCGGGCCGACGGTCCAGCCCAGCTCGAGGTGGTCGATCCGGATCCGGATGCAGACCTCGAGACGACAGATGACGTTACGGGGGGTC